A single window of Gossypium hirsutum isolate 1008001.06 chromosome A10, Gossypium_hirsutum_v2.1, whole genome shotgun sequence DNA harbors:
- the LOC107908061 gene encoding GDSL esterase/lipase APG, giving the protein MFLVFAFALVSIVYAQQSTPLVPAMLTFGDSVVDVGNNDYLPTIFRANYPPYGRDFANQKPSGRFCNGKLAIDITAKTLGFTTYPPAYLSPEASRSNLLIGANFASAGSGYDNRAASLNHAITLSQQVEYFKEYQAKLAKVAGSSKSASIIKDALYVLSAGSGDFL; this is encoded by the exons ATGTTTCTAGTGTTTGCATTTGCATTAGTAAGTATAGTGTATGCACAACAGTCGACCCCACTGGTTCCAGCAATGCTGACTTTTGGTGACTCAGTGGTAGATGTGGGCAATAATGATTACCTCCCCACCATCTTCAGGGCTAATTACCCTCCTTATGGGAGGGACTTCGCCAACCAAAAGCCTAGTGGGAGGTTTTGTAATGGCAAGTTGGCCATTGACATCACTG CTAAAACTCTGGGGTTTACTACTTATCCACCAGCATATCTAAGCCCTGAAGCATCAAGGAGCAACCTTCTTATTGGAGCCAATTTTGCTTCAGCTGGATCTGGCTATGACAATAGAGCTGCCTCTTTGAAC CATGCTATCACGTTGAGTCAGCAAGTAGAGTATTTCAAGGAGTACCAGGCAAAGCTAGCAAAGGTAGCTGGTAGTAGCAAGTCAGCATCCATCATCAAGGATGCACTCTATGTATTGAGTGCTGGAAGCGGTGACTTTCTCTAG
- the LOC107895719 gene encoding GDSL esterase/lipase APG-like, giving the protein MPILQTSMALSLLMPSQDSSRYILLLNVYGLGVRKIGVTSLPPLGCIPLARTLFGYHEKGCVSRFNTDAQQFNKKLNAAATNLQKQHFDLKIVVFDIYKVLLDVVNTPSNYGFLDATSGCCGTGTVETTIFMCNPYTLGTCPNASKYVFWDSVHPSQAANQVLADALITEGIELIG; this is encoded by the exons ATGCCTATACTCCAGACCAGTATGGCTCTTTCCTTATTGATGCCTTCACAAGATTCATCCAGGTACATACTGTTGCTC AACGTGTATGGCTTGGGAGTGAGGAAAATTGGTGTTACTTCTCTTCCTCCGTTAGGTTGCATTCCCTTAGCAAGAACATTGTTTGGTTACCATGAGAAGGGATGTGTTAGCAGGTTCAATACCGACGCTCAGCAATTCAACAAAAAGCTCAACGCAGCAGCAACCAATCTCCAGAAGCAACACTTTGATCTCAAGATTGTGGTTTTTGACATTTACAAGGTCCTTCTTGATGTTGTTAATACCCCTTCAAACTATG GTTTCCTAGATGCAACGAGTGGCTGCTGTGGCACAGGGACTGTAGAGACAACTATATTCATGTGCAATCCGTATACACTGGGAACTTGTCCCAATGCCTCCAAGTATGTGTTTTGGGACAGTGTTCATCCATCGCAGGCTGCTAATCAGGTCCTTGCAGATGCATTGATTACTGAGGGCATTGAGCTCATTGGTTAG